One region of Oryza sativa Japonica Group chromosome 10, ASM3414082v1 genomic DNA includes:
- the LOC9272328 gene encoding QWRF motif-containing protein 2, translated as MAATLAQEPRHHPSRPPLAPAAAHAPNSAAAACSTPRRGKTSPHASSRHASSSSSSSSLPSCSAARVAVTPAPHATATAPVTMRMRSLSVSFQGESFVYETPRAAAPRRAPAAAAARPRPTTRRRGEAENERPSPPPASKATDALARSLDCSLHRKESILAAVRLLRSSISPGNAAAAAAPDADAATDTDTDAAPPSIPTQTRFWQETNSRLRRLPESGLPHPISTSRKPFLDGPISPTLLETSPANAPSIISFATAVRRANKGEDKIEEAHRLRLLDNRHLQWRCLNAHADAAAVARSCAAEKALHSAWKDISTLRDNVSFKRSKLQLQKQKLKLFGILKGQILYLEEWSDVENNHSSSMSEAIKALEASTIRLPIVCGAKADAQGVKEVVSSALTKMDTMASSMWSLLSKVEGMSSMVFELAKVVSQEQMLLDQSRDLFSAVAVMHVKLCSLQACILQRN; from the exons ATGGCGGCGACACTGGCGCAGGAGCCGCGCCACCACCCGTCGcgcccgccgctcgcgccggccgccgcccacgcgcccaactccgccgccgccgcgtgctcgACACCTCGCCGCGGCAAAACCAGCCCCCACGCCTCCTCCCgccatgcctcctcctcctcctcttcctcctccctcccttcgtgctccgccgcgcgcgtcgcggTCACCCCCGCGCCGCACGCCACGGCCACCGCTCCCGTGACGATGCGGATGCGGAGCCTGTCGGTGTCGTTCCAGGGGGAGTCGTTCGTCTACGAGACGCCCCGCGCGGCGGCCCCGCGGCGcgcgcctgctgctgctgctgctaggccGAGGCCGACCACCCGACGGAGAGGCGAGGCCGAGAACgagcggccgtcgccgccgccggcgtcgaaggCGACCGACGCGCTCGCGCGCAGCCTCGACTGCAGCCTCCACCGCAAGGAGtccatcctcgccgccgttcgcctccTGCGCAGCTCAATCTCTCccggcaacgccgccgccgccgccgcgcccgacgCGGACGCGGCCACCGACACCGACaccgacgccgcgccgcccagTATCCCCACGCAGACGAGGTTCTGGCAGGAGACGAACAGCCGCCTGCGGCGGCTACCGGAGTCCGGGCTGCCGCACCCGATCTCCACCTCCCGGAAGCCATTCTTGGACGGCCCAATCTCGCCGACGCTGCTGGAGACCTCGCCGGCGAACGCGCCGTCCATCATCAGTTTCGCGACGGCGGTGAGGAGGGCGAACAAAGGGGAGGACAAGATCGAGGAGGCGCACAGGCTGCGGCTGCTCGACAACCGCCACCTGCAGTGGCGCTGCCTCAACGctcacgccgacgccgccgccgttgcccggAGCTGCGCTGCCGAG AAAGCTCTGCATAGTGCATGGAAAGATATATCCACATTACGTGACAATGTGAGTTTCAAAAGGAGCAAACTTCAGCTTCAGAAACAGAAACTCAAATTATTTGGCATTCTCAAAGGACAG ATATTGTACCTAGAAGAGTGGTCTGATGTTGAAAACAATCATTCCAGTTCTATGTCTGAAGCAATCAAAGCATTAGAGGCTAGCACCATTCGTCTTCCAATTGTTTGTGGTGCTAAG GCTGATGCACAAGGTGTCAAGGAAGTTGTCAGCTCTGCACTAACCAAAATGGATACAATGGCTTCTTCAATGTGGTCTTTATTGTCAAAG GTTGAAGGAATGAGTTCCATGGTGTTTGAGCTAGCGAAAGTTGTTTCACAAGAACAAATGTTGTTGGATCAATCAAGAGACCTCTTTTCTGCGGTAGCAGTCATGCAC GTTAAACTGTGTAGCTTGCAAGCTTGTATTCTGCAAAGAAACTAG